One Devosia lacusdianchii genomic window carries:
- a CDS encoding YeeE/YedE family protein: protein MTDMTAGQLRPVGIPLDRGPVLVAGLGIVAGALVIWQLVDLRQAALFVIGALLGLTLYHASFGFTGGWRRLVAERRGNAVRAQMLMIAVAAAVFIPLLTLGNPFGQPLVGATAPVGVSVLFGAALFGLGMQLGGGCGSGTLFTVGGGSARMLVTLVFFIVGALLGTAHLPFWLTQPSLPAISLGQSLGVPLALVVTFAGLGLVALVTVWIERRAHGGLEQAKAPANRGWVRLTRGPWPLVGAGLVLAGLNVLTLLVAGHPWSITYGFGLWGAKIAQAVGVPVASWEFWTWPAQAQALQASVLEDTTSVMDFGLILGAALAAGLAGKFAPKAALPFLSLLAAAIGGVLMGYGARLSFGCNIGALFSGIASGSVHGWLWFAAAFVGSFGGIALRPVFGLDGFKAK from the coding sequence AGCTTGTCGATCTGCGGCAGGCGGCTTTGTTCGTGATCGGCGCCTTGCTGGGGCTGACGCTCTATCACGCGTCGTTCGGCTTTACCGGCGGCTGGCGCCGGCTGGTGGCTGAAAGGCGCGGCAATGCGGTGCGGGCGCAGATGCTGATGATCGCCGTGGCGGCGGCGGTGTTCATTCCGCTGCTGACGCTGGGCAATCCCTTCGGGCAGCCGCTGGTGGGCGCGACGGCGCCGGTCGGCGTATCGGTGCTGTTTGGCGCAGCCCTGTTCGGACTGGGTATGCAATTGGGCGGCGGATGCGGCTCGGGCACGCTGTTTACGGTGGGCGGGGGCAGTGCCCGCATGCTGGTGACGCTAGTATTCTTCATCGTTGGGGCGCTGCTGGGTACGGCGCATCTGCCGTTCTGGCTGACGCAGCCCTCACTGCCGGCTATCAGCCTGGGGCAAAGCCTCGGTGTGCCGCTGGCGCTGGTCGTGACTTTTGCCGGCCTCGGCCTCGTGGCACTGGTGACGGTGTGGATCGAGCGGCGGGCGCATGGCGGGCTTGAGCAGGCCAAGGCGCCGGCCAATCGCGGCTGGGTGCGGCTGACGCGCGGACCATGGCCGCTGGTGGGCGCCGGGCTGGTCCTGGCCGGGCTCAATGTGCTGACGTTGCTGGTGGCGGGACATCCGTGGTCGATCACCTATGGCTTCGGCCTCTGGGGTGCCAAGATCGCGCAGGCGGTGGGCGTGCCGGTGGCAAGCTGGGAATTCTGGACCTGGCCGGCGCAGGCGCAGGCGCTGCAGGCGAGCGTGCTCGAAGACACGACATCGGTGATGGATTTCGGGCTGATCCTGGGCGCGGCGCTGGCGGCCGGATTGGCCGGCAAGTTCGCGCCCAAGGCGGCTTTGCCGTTCCTGTCGCTGCTGGCGGCGGCAATCGGCGGCGTGCTGATGGGCTATGGCGCGCGGCTGTCGTTCGGCTGCAATATCGGGGCCCTGTTCAGCGGCATCGCCTCGGGCAGCGTGCATGGCTGGCTGTGGTTTGCGGCGGCTTTTGTGGGCAGTTTTGGCGGCATCGCCTTGCGCCCGGTGTTCGGCCTGGATGGGTTCAAAGCCAAATGA
- a CDS encoding DUF6969 family protein: MTEDQQRAAQEIAFCEAILAKSGENVLRETLRDAPVEAWSHYPAGDVFDPNSGAQWYYHCHVPAADGVEHGHFHCFVRPEGAKGPVHHVVAVGVDAFGRLHRLFTVNQWVVGDNWLAAEPTIALLDRFDVQLAKPSYLVNRWLTAVLRRYEGEIAELIRERDRRLDAHVPPEGVTVREDRGLEVTSALVIGAVNPPRA, encoded by the coding sequence GTGACCGAGGACCAGCAAAGAGCCGCGCAGGAAATTGCCTTCTGCGAGGCTATTCTCGCCAAGTCGGGCGAGAACGTGTTGCGTGAAACGTTGCGCGACGCGCCGGTGGAGGCGTGGTCGCATTATCCCGCTGGCGATGTGTTCGACCCCAATAGCGGAGCGCAATGGTATTACCACTGCCATGTGCCGGCGGCAGATGGCGTCGAGCATGGGCATTTCCATTGCTTTGTGCGGCCGGAGGGAGCCAAGGGGCCGGTGCATCATGTAGTGGCGGTGGGCGTTGATGCGTTCGGGCGGCTGCACCGGCTGTTCACGGTCAACCAATGGGTGGTGGGCGACAATTGGCTGGCGGCCGAGCCGACGATTGCGCTGCTTGACAGGTTCGACGTGCAACTGGCCAAGCCGTCCTATCTGGTCAACCGCTGGCTGACGGCCGTGTTGCGGCGCTATGAAGGCGAGATTGCCGAGTTGATCCGGGAGCGCGATCGACGGCTGGACGCGCATGTGCCGCCTGAGGGTGTAACAGTGCGCGAGGATCGCGGGCTGGAGGTGACTTCGGCGCTGGTGATTGGGGCGGTAAACCCTCCGCGAGCTTGA